The DNA sequence AGTACGACGGCCGCCAGGTCGTCCAGCCGGCCTGATCACCCCTCTGGCGAAGGTAGCGGCGAATCGTGGGGGGTAGGTCGTCGCGCGGTCGGTCCGCCGACCGCGCCCCGTTGCTCGAAGCGCTCGGCGTCCCACTGGACGCCGAGCTGCTGACGCTCGCGCTGACGCACCGGTCGTACGCGTACGAGAACGGCGGCCTGCCGCCGAACGAGCGACTGGAGTTCCTCGGTGACGCGGTGCTCGGGCTGGTCGTCACCGACCACCTGTACCGCACGCACCCCGAGCTGCCCGAGGGGCAGCTCGCCAAGCTGCGCGCGAGCGTGGTCAACATGCACGCCCTCGCGGGCGTGGCCCGGGGGCTCGGCGACGACGGCCTCGGCGGGCACCTCCTGCTCGGTCGCGGCGAGGAGCTGACCGGGGGCAGGGACAAGGCGAGCATCCTCGCCGACGGCCTCGAAGCCGTCATCGGCGCGGTCTACCTGCAGTTCGGCATAGACACCGCGCGTCAACTCGTTCACCACCTGTTCGACCCGCTGTTGGCCGAAGCGCCGCTGCGAGGTGCTGGACTGGACTGGAAGACGAGTCTCCAGGAGCTGACCGCGTCCGCGGGGCTGGGCGTCCCCGAGTACCGGGTGGACGACCAGGGCCCGGACCACCGCAAGGAGTTCACCGCCACGGTGCTCGTCGGTGGCCAGGCCCACGGCACCGGCGACGGGCGCACGAAGAAGGAAGCCGAGCAGAAGGCGGCCGAGGCCGCCTACCGCGTGCTGCACGAACGGGTCCGCGCCGAGCAGGAGACCGGCGCGTCCGGGAACGGCCACGCACCCGGCTCGGCCGCGCAGGCATCACCCCAGGCTTCACCTCAGGCTGCACCTACCCAGGAAGACTGACGCCGAAATGTATGCCACGAACGTCCGGACCCGGCGCGCGCGCCACGCGCGTCCGTCCCGCCCGCTGAACGCGAGCCGCAACGGCGGCATCCAGGGCCTCGTACTCGTGCGCGACACCGCCCAGGCGGGCGGCTGGATGCTCAAGCCGACCAAGCCCCAGGCCGCCGCGTACGAGATGCTCGAAGAGCTGGAGCAGGCCGAGGCCGCCGCGGCTGCCGCCGAGCGCGACAACACCGAGGACTGACCGCCCACCCGTGCCCGAGCTGCCCGAGGTCGAGGTCGTACGCCGAGGTCTGCACGAGCACGTCGCGGGCAGGACCGTCGACGCGGTCGAAGTCCTGCACCCCCGTGCGATCCGCCGCCACCTGCCCGGTGCGGCGGATTTCGCCGTGCGCCTGACCGGCCGGCGCCTGGAGGCCGCGCGCCGTCGCGGCAAGTACCTGTGGGTCGACCTGTCGGGCGGCGACGCCATGCTCGCGCACCTCGGCATGTCCGGTCAGATGCTGGTCCAGCCGGTCGGCGCGCCGGACGAGAAGCACCTGCGGGTGCGGGTCCGGTTCGCCGACGGCGGCCCGGAGCTGCGCTTCGTCGACCAGCGCACGTTCGGCGGGCTGGCGCTGGCGGAGATCGTCGAGGTGGACGGCACCCGGTTGCCCCAGCCGGTGGCGCACATCGCGCGCGACCCGATGGACCCGGCGTTCGACCCGGACGCGGCGGTCGCGGCCCTGCGCAGGCGGCGCACGGAGATCAAGCGCGCGTTGCTCGACCAGACGCTGGTCTCCGGGGTGGGCAACATCTACGCCGACGAGGCGCTGTGGCGGGCCAGGCTGCACGGGGTGCGGCCCGCGGACAAGCTGACCAGGGCGAAGGCCGCCGAGCTGCTCGCGCACGCCACGCAGGTGA is a window from the Saccharothrix saharensis genome containing:
- the rnc gene encoding ribonuclease III, translated to MGGRSSRGRSADRAPLLEALGVPLDAELLTLALTHRSYAYENGGLPPNERLEFLGDAVLGLVVTDHLYRTHPELPEGQLAKLRASVVNMHALAGVARGLGDDGLGGHLLLGRGEELTGGRDKASILADGLEAVIGAVYLQFGIDTARQLVHHLFDPLLAEAPLRGAGLDWKTSLQELTASAGLGVPEYRVDDQGPDHRKEFTATVLVGGQAHGTGDGRTKKEAEQKAAEAAYRVLHERVRAEQETGASGNGHAPGSAAQASPQASPQAAPTQED
- the mutM gene encoding bifunctional DNA-formamidopyrimidine glycosylase/DNA-(apurinic or apyrimidinic site) lyase, which produces MPELPEVEVVRRGLHEHVAGRTVDAVEVLHPRAIRRHLPGAADFAVRLTGRRLEAARRRGKYLWVDLSGGDAMLAHLGMSGQMLVQPVGAPDEKHLRVRVRFADGGPELRFVDQRTFGGLALAEIVEVDGTRLPQPVAHIARDPMDPAFDPDAAVAALRRRRTEIKRALLDQTLVSGVGNIYADEALWRARLHGVRPADKLTRAKAAELLAHATQVMQEALGEGGTSFDALYVNVNGQSGYFDRSLAVYGRENEPCRRCGTAVRREPFMNRSSYSCPRCQPRPRG